From Platichthys flesus chromosome 7, fPlaFle2.1, whole genome shotgun sequence:
aaaagtgtaaacgtagtgattaaagtgataaagtgcaaacagtacaatagacagtttgttgcagaagtaaacatacagaattttttaagtacagcagcataaggttctctaaaagtgtaaacgtagtgattaaagtgataaagtgcaaacagtacaagagacagtttgttgcagaagtaaacatacagaattttttaagtacagcagcataaggttctctaaaagtgtaaacgtagtcatttaagtgataaagtgcaaacagtacaagagacagtttgttgcagaagtaaacatacagaattttttaagtagaAGATGGGAGTAGAACCCACGTATCTTAGTGCAAACTGAGCTGTCTTCATGCAAAGATCCCATGCAGCCTAATCatctttttcatgtttttattattcctgTCAGGACATGGGCCGTTTTCCCATATGTTTGATCAGAGGTTCATTCCTCAAGCACGTCCTGGTCTAACCTGGAAGGtaagaaaatgtgatttatccTGTTCTCATCCTTTCTCAGGCCATATGAgtctcaaacaaaacaattagtTCAAGGAGATACAAGGTCACATAAGCCATTTtcactttgcctttcacatatgagcCACCCAGTGGGAGAGTCTCTGCTCAGACACGTTAACATAAACAACCAATCCTCAGGAGCCAGGCGCAGAAACTCTGGAAGCTTTCTCTCTGACATTAGCGTTCACACGTACACctcctccagagttcagtgaatgtctgtAAGCAGCTAATGACAACAGACAAATCTGTGTAGTTGGAACCGGCTGTAAACATCATCATTTGGTCTTTGTGAACACAAATAGCgtacatgtttatttgcatatggaTCAGGAAGTGCTCCCTGGAAAAGGAATTCCAGATGTATTTTAATATCAGATTTTAACAGCTGCAGATTAACCTGTACAAatggttgttttatttacactaGAATGAGCccgtttatatttaaatactttatatttacatctgaagtgggtcctctctacggaggccgccatgttttttacattagtCCAAACTGGTCAAACTAAATAATTTTTAaggttttatgacaactgaggGCTGCTACAAGTTCTCTGTCATgtctggaaggggagggtgaggtgaggggtattcagctgcaacatgcaatctcaccactagatgtctctaaattctacacactgaaccttgaaCACATAAAGTTTGATACTTGTATAAAACCTGCTGTAGCAGATGGGATGACGTTAGAGCAATAAACAACATCGGGATGAAAGGGAGCTTTTCTATCTATTTGTAAAAACAAAGCTGCTACACAAACCAGTCAGTGTCACCTGGCCTCTGAGCAGGACAGCTGAGGTTTAAAGTAGTGGTTGCAATGTTCGTAATAATAAGCGTCACGGATAAGAGACACTAAGAGCTTATAAACACACAGTTGTTATTTAAGTTATGACCACAGACCTGCCGTCTGGCAAACGTCACCGATAAGCATTCTTGTTTGCAGGAGTCATATTTTAAGATAAGCTCTTTCTGATTGCTTTCATATTCAAATTGTGACTGTGGAAGTTCCCatatattacaattattatataatattaataaaggattctgtgtgtgtttcagcatgAGCAGGCCTCTTTGGACATGTTCGATTACCTGGTTGAGGACAACAAGTTGAAGCCGGTGATGGAGCAGCACGGCCTGGTGCTGCCTGAGGACCTGGATTTCATCAAGGAGCAGATTGCTGGACCATTGGACAATAATGGAGCTGAAGCTGAGGGGGTAACTTCTAGTTCTGCCTATATGAGATCAGTTGATAGTTGTATTAGTATTATAGTCGTATTGTTCTACTGCAGGAACTTTACCAAAGGAACCAAGAACCCTTTGATGAACTCTGGAACTAAAACTGCATTTGACTAGAGGAACTGTGGATTCAATTTAGTTCCTGTAAGATGGGTCCAGGCCACATCTGAAGGGTATGCTCAGATATAGAGCCCTGAATCAGTGCCTCTGCTGCTACTGAGCTCtgtcattaaatgtttttttcattttgaacatttcatgcatccaaattgcaccaaatttgcCACTCCACTTCTTTGAGCCACCTGAGAGAAACTTTGCAAGTTGGAAGTCGATGCACAGAACTGTTTGAATTACATACATACGGACAGAAGCTCAGAGATTCCTCACATGATAAGATGAGGGGCCGACATTGCACTGTATCTCTGTCAGCTTCCCAACTGCAAAGTTTTCAGTGTCTTCACTTGTAATTCATTCTATGGGTCTGACTTGCACTAAATTTCAGCTCCAATGTGGTGGAGGCTTGAGCAGAAATGTGCAGAATAAACGTTCACTTCCTAAAAGCTACAAAAACCGGTGACTGATGTGCAACTTAATGTTCCTCACACTCTTGCACTATTGTGTCCGTGCACATGCAGTTAACAGTAAGAGTTTGACCTGCATATGGACTAATCCATTGGCACATTAACAGTGCAAGCCACAGATTATTAGTGTGTATGCAGCAGATGCTATAAGTTCCACATTAGTTCTTGGCACTGTGTTATCACTTGCCTCTGGAAACCAGAGTTAAAATCCTATTAATCCTTAAAAATATTTGTCTAATATATCAGAATCTCGTGTCTCTGTTTTCTGACGTAGTGGCGTTACAAAGGCCGCCAAGGGGCCAAGTCCTTTCTCTATGAGATTGTTGCCAACAAAAGAAATGGCATTGATGTGGATAAGTGGGACTACTTTGCGAGGTGAGTATTATTGTCTAGttagtttgttttaataagGGTTTCCTAAATCACATGTTAGTAAATCCTTGTGAGTTTAATGGCCAATCTGTTCACATGTTTCTCCTCTTAGGGACTGCTACCACCTGGGCATCAAGAACAACTTTGATTATCAGCGCTGCCTTATGTTCGCCAGGGTGTGTGAGGTGGATGGGCAGAAGCAAATCTGTACCAGAGACAAAGTAACAACTCTCTAACTTTTTCCTTCTGatcagctttttaaaaaaaagtcttagTTAAACATTTAAGCTGTGACTAAAACCGAAGGTATTCTTTAAACAGGAGGTGGGCAATCTGTATGACATGTTCCACACAAGGAACTGCCTCCACACAAGAGCCTACCAGCACAGTGTTTGTAACATCATAGAGATCATGTGAGTAGCTCATTGCTCTGATGtagcttgttttcttttccctgtgGTCGTTCTGAAAGGTGATAATGTGTGGGGTGTTTCTTTAGGATCACTGAGGCCTTTCTAAAAGCAGATCCACACATCCAGATTAAAGGCTCAGGAGGGAAGATGTTCACTCTCTCCACGGCCATAGACGACATGGAGGCCTACACCAAACTGACAGGTCCATGGACACCTCAGTGTGCCATCTCTAAAACAGTTTTAAACATATTCACATTAATGTGCATGAATGATTCAAATTCACAGATTTCCCTTCTGTCCCATAGATCATGTGTTTGAACAAATACTCCACTCGTCCTCCGAGGAGCTGGCTGAGTCGCAGAAGATTCTACAAGACATTGTCTGTCGACGCCTCTACAAGTGTCTGGGCCAAACCAATCCACAAGAACATCTGGAGGTTACcccggtgtgtgtttgtgttcttctcgTGGAACTATTTTGGCTGTTAaattttagtttttacaaaTTATAAGTTATATTGATAAATTTATCAATGTCGTTCAAGTATGGTTAAACTGGCTGCTTCTCCAGAGATATGATATCCacacactttggcttcacttttgggaacaGTCATGTCATCAACCTTTATATCCAATAATGATTTGGTTTGTTGATCAACAAAACTAAATGCAAAGACATTAAATCCCCCTTCAGTGCAATTCAATTGTCCAAAAAAGCTGCTGCTTTGATGTAGCCAATTAGCTACCTTATAGATGATATGAAACCAGTTTGTTCCTAGTATATCATTCTGTGTTACAGTTTTGTAGGTAAATTCTCTTTTCTTATTACTTAATCCACTTCACATATGTAAGGAGGCGATTAAAGGCTGGGAAAAAGAATTGGCAGAGTCCACTCCTCAGAGTGTCCAGGGTGTCCCGGTTGTCAAACTGCAGCCAGAAGACTTTAAAGTTGACGTGAGTTTTCAGTTCAACTACTTTTTATctcataaattatatttaacaacaacaatttttaaatgtgaattttaGTTTTGTTGATTCGTTGCCTACTGTACAAAACCTCTCCTTTAGGTCTTTTCTCTGAACTATGGGATGAAGAAGGAGAACCCCATCAACAAAGTGCGATTCTATTGCAAAACTGACCCAACTAAAGCCTTCCAGATAAGCGATGACCAGGTCACACATCTTTATCTTTGTTTGCATGAGTTGCCTTCGCATTTACAGAGCTGAATGTTTCTCATGTCTCATATTTATAAACACAAAGATTGATTGTCACTTCCTCTATTTTGAATTTACAGCTTAAAATAAACCCTTGTCATTCTTGTCAGGTGTCAAAAATGCTTCCAGCGGTGTTTGACGAGCAGGTGATCCGAGTCTACTGCAAGAAGAGGGATGGAAAGACTGTGGAGGCCGCCAAGAAGCATTTTGTTCAGTGGTGCAAAAAGAAATCATTCTCAACGCCAACGGtaagtgtgtttatttgcagtGTCAATGTTGGTTTAAACATTGGATGGGTACACGCCCTGAAGGGCCAAACTGGAGAGACTTTTGagaatggaaaacaaaaaagtgcACATACTTCTGTCCAGCACCAACAGTCATCTAATTAAaccacataaataaacacatactTTCACGAGATCCagatttcgttttttttttccttgagcCGTTCTAATCTGAATCCACACTCAAATTCAGTAGACCCTACCCTGGTTgatgccccacccctccacaaaatatCCTTGAAATCCG
This genomic window contains:
- the LOC133957119 gene encoding deoxynucleoside triphosphate triphosphohydrolase SAMHD1-like — encoded protein: MPRSRRRERRRTRTTLDGGVEETCRYLRAEGLQEWEKTFREQNITGVGLRYLDDARLQGIGVKLLGDRLRILHSTRKLWQIAAEPGKVFNDPIHGHLELHPLLIRIIDTPQFQRLRNIKQLGGVYFVFPGASHNRFEHSIGVGHLAGQLVKALNDRQPELLISPRDILCVQIAGLCHDLGHGPFSHMFDQRFIPQARPGLTWKHEQASLDMFDYLVEDNKLKPVMEQHGLVLPEDLDFIKEQIAGPLDNNGAEAEGWRYKGRQGAKSFLYEIVANKRNGIDVDKWDYFARDCYHLGIKNNFDYQRCLMFARVCEVDGQKQICTRDKEVGNLYDMFHTRNCLHTRAYQHSVCNIIEIMITEAFLKADPHIQIKGSGGKMFTLSTAIDDMEAYTKLTDHVFEQILHSSSEELAESQKILQDIVCRRLYKCLGQTNPQEHLEVTPEAIKGWEKELAESTPQSVQGVPVVKLQPEDFKVDVFSLNYGMKKENPINKVRFYCKTDPTKAFQISDDQVSKMLPAVFDEQVIRVYCKKRDGKTVEAAKKHFVQWCKKKSFSTPTDADITAPVLTPVTPTMEAPVT